The Perognathus longimembris pacificus isolate PPM17 unplaced genomic scaffold, ASM2315922v1 HiC_scaffold_5770, whole genome shotgun sequence genome contains the following window.
GAGGACTTGCAGCAAAGAGGAAGTTCCAGGTGGGGTTTGCTGGGAGGGTACATTCAAAGCCCCATTGATATGCAAATGGTTACCCCCCAGGGAATGCTCAGGTACAAGCCCTTTTTCCAGCTAGGTCCcataccccgccccttcctgagttagtataaatagaggcccagccccagactctgacTCTTTGGCCCTGTGATCAGCCACGAAGAGTGAGTCTGGAGCTCGGATCCCATTGGTGAGGAGCAGTGTGGAGGTATCCACTCTTTTACTACCTCTGGCTCTTGGGTTTGGTCGGTTTGGCCTGGTTGTTGCTGTGGACttctccgtgtccgtgtccgtgtccgtgtctgttgtggtcggtggtggggcttgacctcagggcccgggccctgtccctgagtcccttggttttcaaggctcgtgctgtgccacttgaggcgcagccccgcttctgacctgtgagtgtttagctggagataggagcctctccgggattctcctgccctgggtagctggggatagtgatcttcagctccccaccccccaagtggctaggatcaggGGTGTGAGGCACCCGCGCCCCCTCGGCACGATGGACTGGGTCGCggcccaggcctgccagaaggaactgagctgcgtcatctgcatgagcactttccttgacccggtcaccacggcctgtgggcacagcttttgccgaccctgtctctgcctggcctgggaagcAACCCAGGGCCCCGCCAGCTGCCCCATCTGCAGGGAGCCCGCCCAGCAGAGGGACCTGGTGACCAACGTGGTGCTGAAGGGCCTGGCCGCCATCGCCAGGAGGGCCGGCCTCAGGAGGTTCCTGCGCTCGGAGGAAGGCACGTGCGGGACgcacggggagcccaggcagaactTCTGCGAGGTGGACAAGGACCTGCTGTGTGGGCGCTGCTCCGGGTCCCGCGAGCACGAGGCCCACCGACACCACCCGGTCGAACGGGCGGTCGAGGAGCAGCGGGAGACGATTCTCAAGCAAATGCGTGCCGTGTGGAGAAGGTGCAAGAGAACCGGGCAGAGATCGCCGAGCAGAGGGGAACCATCGACCAGTGGATCTCCTACGTGAACCTGCACCGAGGGATGGCCTCGGATGTGTTTGCCGTGCTGCATCTGGCTTCCCCCGAGGAGGAGCGATGGTATTCCGAGACGCTCCTCCACGAGGGGAGCGTGATTTTACTGCATCTCAGAGCCACGGAAACCCAAATGCTTCGGTACGGGCGTCACCTGCGAGAAACCTATCAGGAGCTGATGAGGACATACCAGATGGCAGAGGGGGACCTTCTCCGGGAGGCGGAATCCACCCTGGAGAGCTGCGAGGCGCTGTTGGCTTGCATGCCTCGTCGCCTGATgccgcagctcagggctccccaagtccctgggctgatggagaggctggagcggttccgagtggacatttccttccagaaagccacGCACGATCCGCTTAGGCCGGCCGGGCAGAGGGGAGACCACGCAGATGCGCTTTGGAACTCGGAAGGCTGGGCCAATTCGACCGCTTTTGGCTCCCGGGTcttcagctctgggcagcattactgggagctcagtggcaacgactctgccacctgggcggcGGGGGTCTGTAGGGATTCCGCCATAGGCAGCCACGCGCCCATGAGCCAATCCggggaccttttcctcctcttgtgtgtgaaggggaacacgcactacaccctcttcaccacctccccggtgCTTCCTCACTACGTGGAACGGCCATTGGGCCGTGTTGGCGTGCTTCTGGATCTCGACAATGGAAGTGTGAGCTTTTGGAATGTAGCCAAGAGGTCCCTGATCTGGAGGTACCCCAACGGCTCTTTCCAGTTCCCGTCAGGCCGCTTCTCCACGGTGCTGtctcaggatcttgagctgagagccattctgggtgttgaggattctggagcagagaggcctgggcgtggtatgagggagggagggagggagggagggagggagggagggagggaacttttgGGAGGACTTGCAGCAAAGAGGAAGTTCCAGGTGGGTTTGCTGGGAGGGTACATTCAAAGCCCCATGATATGCAAATGGTTACCCCCCAGGGAATGCTCAGGTACAAGCCCTTTTCCCAGCTAGGTCCcataccccgccccttcctgagttagtataaatagaggcccagccccagactctgacTCTTTGGCCCTGTGATCAGCCACGAAGAGTGAGTCTGGAGCTCGGATCCCATTGGTGAGGAGCAGTGTGGAGGTATCCACTCTTTACTACCTCTGGCTCTTGGGTTTGGTCGGTTTGGCCTGGTTGTTGCTGTGGACttctccgtgtccgtgtccgtgtccgtgtctgttgtggtcggtggtggggcttgacctcagggcccgggccctgtccctgagtcccttggttttcaaggctcgtgctgtgccacttgaggcgcagccccgcttctgacctgtgagtgtttagctggagataggagcctctccgggattctcctgccctgggtagctggggatagtgatcttcagctccccaccccccaagtggctaggatcaggGTGTGAGGCACCCGCGCCCCCCTCGGCACGATGGACTGGGTCGCggcccaggcctgccagaaggaactgagctgcgtcatctgcatgagcactttccttgacCGGTCACCACGGCCTGTGGGCACAGCTTTTGCCGACCCtgtctctgcctggcctgggaagcAACCCAGGGCCCCGCCAGCTGCCCATCTGCAGGGAGCCCGCCCAGCAGAGGGACCTGGTGACCAACGTGGTGCTGAAGGGCCTGGCCGCCATCGCCAGGAGGGCCGGCCTCAGGAGGTTCCTGCGCTCGGAGGAAGGCACGTGCGGGACgcacggggagcccaggcagaactTCTGCGAGGTGGACAAGGACCTGCTGTGTGGGCGCTGCTCCGGGTCCCGCGAGCACGAGGCCCACCGACACCACCCGGTCGAACGGGCGGTCGAGGAGCAGCGGGAGACGATTCTCAAGCAAATGCGTGCCGTGTGGGAGAAGGTGCAAGAGAACCGGGCAGAGATCGCCGAGCAGAGGGGAACCATCGACCAGTGGATCTCCTACGTGAACCTGCACCGAGGGATGGCCTCGGATGTGTTTGCCGTGCTGCATCTGGCTTCCCCCGAGGAGGAGCGATGGTATTCCGAGACGCTCCTCCACGAGGGGAGCGTGATTTTACTGCATCTCAGAGCCACGGAAACCCAAATGCTTCGGTACGGGCGTCACCTGCGAGAAACCTATCAGGAGCTGATGAGGACATACCAGATGGCAGAGGGGGACCTTCTCCGGGAGGCGGAATCCACCCTGGAGAGCTGCGAGGCGCTGTTGGCTTGCATGCCTCGTCGCCTGATgccgcagctcagggctccccaagtccctgggctgatggagaggctggagcggttccgagtggacatttccttccagaaagccacGCACGATCCGCTTAGGCCGGCCGGGCAGAGGGGAGACCACGCAGATGCGCTTTGGAACTCGGAAGGCTGGGCCAATTCGACCGCTTTTGGCTCCCGGGTCtcagctctgggcagcattactgggagctcagtggcaacgactctgccacctgggcggcGGGGGTCTGTAGGGATTCCGCCATAGGCAGCCACGCGCCCATGAGCCAATCCggggaccttttcctcctcttgtgtgtgaaggggaacacgcactacaccctcttcaccacctcccggTGCTTCCTCACTACGTGGAACGGCCATTGGGCCGTGTTGGCGTGCTTCTGGATCTCGACAATGGAAGTGTGAGCTTTTGGAATGTAGCCAAGAGGTCCCTGATCTGGAGGTACCCCAACGGCTCTTTCCAGTTCCCCGTCAGGCCGCTTCTCCACGGTGCTGtctcaggatcttgagctgagagccattctgggtgttgaggattctggagcagagaggcctgggcatgtaagggagggagggagaggggagggagggagggagggagggagggagggaacttttgGGAGGGCTTGCAGGAAAGAGGAAGTTCCAGGTGGGGTTTGCTGGGAGGGTACATTCAGAGCCCCATTGATATGCAAATGGTTACCCCCCAGGGAATGCTCAGGTACAAGCCCTTTTCCCCAGCTAGGTCCCATACCCCGCCCCCTCCTGAGTTAGTATAAATAgaggcccagccccacactctgaCTCTTTGGCCCTGTGATCAGCCACGAAGAGTGAGTCTGGAGCTCGGATCCCATTGGTGAGGAGCAGTGTGGAGGTATCCACTCTTTTACTACCTCTGGCTCTTGGGTTTGGTCGGTTTGGCCTGGTTGTTGCTGTGGACttctccgtgtccgtgtccgtgtccgtgtctgttgtggtcggtggtggggcttgacctcagggcccgggccctgtccctgagtcccttggttttcaaggctcgtgctgtgccacttgaggcgcagccccgcttctgacctgtgagtgtttagctggagataggagcctctccgggattctcctgccctgggtagctggggatagtgatcttcagctccccaccccccaagtggctaggatcaggGGTGTGAGGCACCCGCGCCCCCTCGGCACGATGGACTGGGTCGCggcccaggcctgccagaaggaactgagctgcgtcatctgcatgagcactttccttgacccggtcaccacggcctgtgggcacagcttttgccgaccctgtctctgcctggcctgggaagcAACCCAGGGCCCCGCCAGCTGCCCCATCTGCAGGGAGCCCGCCCAGCAGAGGGACCTGGTGACCAACGTGGTGCTGAAGGGCCTGGCCGCCATCGCCAGGAGGGCCGGCCTCAGGAGGTTCCTGCGCTCGGAGGAAGGCACGTGCGGGACgcacggggagcccaggcagaactTCTGCGAGGTGGACAAGGACCTGCTGTGTGGGCGCTGCTCCGGGTCCCGCGAGCACGAGGCCCACCGACACCACCCGGTCGAACGGGCGGTCGAGGAGCAGCGGGAGACGATTCTCAAGCAAATGCGTGCCGTGTGGGAGAAGGTGCAAGAGAACCGGGCAGAGATCGCCGAGCAGAGGGGAACCATCGACCAGTGGATCTCCTACGTGAACCTGCACCGAGGGATGGCCTCGGATGTGTTTGCCGTGCTGCATCTGCTTCCCCCGAGGAGGAGCGATGGTATTCCGAGACGCTCCTCCACGAGGGGAGCGTGATTTTACTGCATCTCAGAGCCACGGAAACCCAAATGCTTCGGTACGGGCGTCACCTGCGAGAAACCTATCAGGAGCTGATGAGGACATACCAGATGGCAGAGGGGGACCTTCTCGGGAGGCGGAATCCACCCTGGAGAGCTGCGAGGCGCTGTTGGCTTGCATGCCTCGTCGCCTGATgccgcagctcagggctccccaagtccctgggctgatggagaggctggagcggttccgagtggacatttccttccagaaagccacGCACGATCCGCTTAGGCCGGCCGGGCAGAGGGGAGACCACGCAGATGCGCTTTGGAACTCGGAAGGCTGGGCCAATTCGACCGCTTTTGGCTCCCGGGTcttcagctctgggcagcattactgggagctcagtggcaacgactctgccacctgggcggcGGGGGTCTGTAGGGATTCCGCCATAGGCAGCCACGCGCCCATGAGCCAATCCggggaccttttcctcctcttgtgtgtgaaggggaacacgcactacaccctcttcaccacctccccggtgCTTCCTACTACGTGGAACGGCCATTGGGCCGTGTTGGCGTGCTTCTGGATCTCGACAATGGAAGTGTGAGCTTTTGGAATGTAGCCAAGAGGTCCCTGATCTGGAGGTACCCCAACGGCTCTTCCAGTTCCCCGTCAGGCCGCTTCTCCACGGTGCTGtctcaggatcttgagctgagagccattctgggtgttgaggattctggagcagagaggcctgggcgtggtatgagggagggagggaggagggagggagggagggagggagggaacttttgGGAGGACTTGCAGCAAAGAGGAAGTTCCAGGTGGGGTTTGCTGGGAGGGTACATTCAAAGCCCCATTGATATGCAAATGGTTACCCCCCAGGGAATGCTCAGGTACAAGCCCTTTTCCCAGCTAGGTCCcataccccgccccttcctgagtTAGTATAAATAGAGGCCCAGCCCAGACTCTGACTCTTTGGCCCTGTGATCAGCCACGAAGAGTGAGTCTGGAGCTCGGATCCCATTGGTGAGGAGCAGTGTGGAGGTATCCACTCTTTTACTACCTCTGGCTCTTGGGTTTGGTCGGTTTGGCCTGGTTGTTGCTGTGGACttctccgtgtccgtgtccgtgtccgtgtctgttgtggtcggtggtggggcttgacctcagggcccgggccctgtccctgagtcccttggttttcaaggctcgtgctgtgccacttgaggcgcagccccgcttctgacctgtgagtgtttagctggagataggagcctctccgggattctcctgccctgggtagctggggatagtgatcttcagctccccaccccccaagtggctaggatcaggGGTGTGAGGCACCCGCGCCCCCTCGGCACGATGGACTGGGTCGCggcccaggcctgccagaaggaactgagctgcgtcatctgcatgagcactttccttgacccggtcaccacggcctgtgggcacagcttttgccgaccctgtctctgcctggcctgggaagcAACCCAGGGCCCCGCCAGCTGCCCCATCTGCAGGAGCCCGCCCAGCAGAGGGACCTGGTGACCAACGTGGTGCTGAAGGGCCTGGCCGCCATCGCCAGGAGGGCCGGCCTCAGGAGGTTCCTGCGCTCGGAGGAAGGCACGTGCGGGACGCACGGGAGCCCAGGCAGAACTTCTGCGAGGTGGACAAGGACCTGCTGTGTGGGCGCTGCTCCGGGTCCCGCGAGCACGAGGCCCACCGACACCACCCGGTCGAACGGGCGGTCGAGGAGCAGCGGGAGACGATTCTCAAGCAAATGCGTGCCGTGTGGGAGAAGGTGCAAGAGAACCGGGCAGAGATCGCCGAGCAGAGGGGAACCATCGACCAGTGGATCTCCTACGTGAACCTGCACCGAGGGATGGCCTCGGATGTGTTTGCCGTGCTGCATCTGGCTTCCCCCGAGGAGGAGCGATGGTATTCCGAGACGCTCCTCCACGAGGGGAGCGTGATTTTACTGCATCTCAGAGCCACGGAAACCCAAATGCTTCGGTACGGGCGTCACCTGCGAGAAACCTATCAGGAGCTGATGAGGACATACCAGATGGCAGAGGGGGACCTTCTCCGGGAGGCGGAATCCACCCTGGAGAGCTGCGAGGCGCTGTTGGCTTGCATGCCTCGTCGCCTGATgccgcagctcagggctccccaagtccctgggctgatggagaggctggagcggttccgagtggacatttccttccagaaagccacGCACGATCCGCTTAGGCCGGCCGGGCAGAGGGAGACCACGCAGATGCGCTTTGGAACTCGGAAGGCTGGGCCAATTCGACCGCTTTTGGCTCCCGGGTcttcagctctgggcagcattactgggagctcagtggcaacgactctgccacctgggcggcGGGGGTCTGTAGGGATTCCGCCATAGGCAGCCACGCGCCCATGAGCCAATCCggggaccttttcctcctcttgtgtgtgaaggggaacacgcactacaccctcttcaccacctccccggtgCTTCCTCACTACGTGGAACGGCCATTGGGCCGTGTTGGCGTGCTTCTGGATCTCGACAATGGAAGTGTGAGCTTTTGGAATGTAGCCAAGAGGTCCCTGATCTGGAGGTACCCCAACGGCTCTTTCCAGTTCCCCGTCAGGCCGCTTCTCCACGGTGCTGtctcaggatcttgagctgagagccattctgggtgttgaggattctggagcagagaggcctgggcatgtaagggagggagggagaggggagggagggagggagggagggagggagggaacttttgGGAGGGCTTGCAGGAAAGAGGAAGTTCCAGGTGGGGTTTGCTGGGAGGGTACATTCAGAGCCCCATTGATATGCAAATGGTTACCCCCCAGGGAATGCTCAGGTACAAGCCCTTTTCCCAGCTAGGTCCCATACCCCGCCCCCTCCTGAGTTAGTATAAATAgaggcccagccccacactctgaCTCTTTGGCCCTGTGATCAGCCACGAAGAGTGAGTCTGGAGCTCGGATCCCATTGGTGAGGAGCAGTGTGGAGGTATCCACTCTTTTACTACCTCTGGCTCTTGGGTTTGGTCGGTTTGGCCTGGTTGTTGCTGTGGACttctccgtgtccgtgtccgtgtccgtgtctgttgtggtcggtggtggggcttgacctcagggcccgggccctgtccctgagtcccttggttttcaaggctcgtgctgtgccacttgaggcgcagccccgcttctgacctgtgagtgtttagctggagataggagcctctccgggattctcctgccctgggtagctggggatagtgatcttcagctccccaccccccaagtggctaggatcaggGGTGTGAGGCACCCGCGCCCCTCGGCACGATGGACTGGGTCGCggcccaggcctgccagaaggaactgagctgcgtcatctgcatgagcactttccttgacccggtcaccacggcctgtgggcacagctttgccgaccctgtctctgcctggcctgggaagcAACCCAGGCCCCGCCAGCTGCCCCATCTGCAGGGAGCCCGCCCAGCAGAGGGACCTGGTGACCAACGTGGTGCTGAAGGGCCTGGCCGCCATCGCCAGGAGGGCCGGCCTCAGGAGGTTCCTGCGCTCGGAGGAAGGCACGTGCGGGACGCACGGGGAGCCAGGCAGAACTTCTGCGAGGTGGACAAGGACCTGCTGTGTGGGCGCTGCTCCGGGTCCCGCGAGCACGAGGCCCACCGACACCACCCGGTCGAACGGGCGGTCGAGGAGCAGCGGGAGACGATTCTCAAGCAAATGCGTGCCGTGTGGGAGAAGGTGCAAGAGAACCGGGCAGAGATCGCCGAGCAGAGGGGAACCATCGACCAGTGGATCTCCTACGTGAACCTGCACCGAGGGATGGCCTCGGATGTGTTTGCCGTGCTGCATCTGGCTTCCCCCGAGGAGGAGCGATGGTATTCCGAGACGCTCCTCCACGAGGGGAGCGTGATTTTACTGCATCTCAGAGCCACGGAAACCCAAATGCTTCGGTACGGGCGTCACCTGCGAGAAACCTATCAGGAGCTGATGAGGACATACCAGATGGCAGAGGGGGACCTTCTCCGGGAGGCGGAATCCACCCTGGAGAGCTGCGAGGCGCTGTTGGCTTGCATGCCTCGTCGCCTGATgccgcagctcagggctccccaagTCCCTGGGCTGATGGAGAGGCTGGAGCGGTTCCGAGTGGACATTCCTTCCAGAAAGCCACGCACGATCCGCTTAGGCCGGCCGGGCAGAGGGGAGACCACGCAGATGCGCTTTGGAACTCGGAAGGCTGGGCCAATTCGACCGCTTTTGGCTCCCGGGTcttcagctctgggcagcattactgggagctcagtggcaacgactctgccacctgggcggcGGGGGTCTGTAGGGATTCCGCCATAGGCAGCCACGCG
Protein-coding sequences here:
- the LOC125345512 gene encoding tripartite motif-containing protein 43-like, with translation MDWVAAQACQKELSCVICMSTFLDPVTTACGHSFCRPCLCLAWEATQGPASCPICREPAQQRDLVTNVVLKGLAAIARRAGLRRFLRSEEGTCGTHGEPRQNFCEVDKDLLCGRCSGSREHEAHRHHPVERAVEEQRETILKQMRAVWEKVQENRAEIAEQRGTIDQWISYVNLHRGMASDVFAVLHLASPEEERWYSETLLHEGSVILLHLRATETQMLRYGRHLRETYQELMRTYQMAEGDLLREAESTLESCEALLACMPRRLMPQLRAPQAGRAEGDHADALWNSEGWANSTAFGSRVFSSGQHYWELSGNDSATWAAGVCRDSAIGSHAPMSQSGDLFLLLCVKGNTHYTLFTTSPVLPHYVERPLGRVGVLLDLDNGSVSFWNVAKRSLIWRYPNGSFQFPVRPLLHGAVSGS